The genomic DNA AAACAGCGACTTAAACGTATGCTTGAGATCGTCCATTGATATGGAAAGCGGGTTACTTGGTCCCCCTTTTTGGTAGGAAAGCACCTGTCCTTCTTCATCAGCAAGAGCAATCGTTGTCTTCGTCCCGCCTCCATCAATTCCTAAATAGCCCATCACCCTTCCCCCTGTTCATGGTCCATTGTGATTGAAAACGTATACCTATCACCACGGAATACGGTTTTGACGGATTCAAACGGGATATCTTCCTCTGTATAAGTTGTCCTATGGACGACCAATACAGGACTTTCAGAAGGAAGATCAAGTAAAACGCGGTCCCTTTCGGTTACGATCGATGCTTCGATCTCCTGCTGTGCCCTTTTGATGACGAACTGCAAGCGATTCCTGACATATTCATAGATCGATCCTTCTGTATCTTTCTCAGTCAAATCCTTGAACAATGTATAAGGAAGAAAAGCTGTTTCAAGGGCAAGCGGCTCCTCATTCGCGAATCGGATCCTTTCAAGCCTCAAGACCTTTTCACCTTCCTCACACGCAAGATCGTTGAGA from Pseudalkalibacillus sp. SCS-8 includes the following:
- a CDS encoding GntR family transcriptional regulator, which codes for MLDKQSALPLYFQVEQYMLNKIKTGEYRKGTLIPSERELSERFQISRMTVRQAINNLVNRGLLTRERGKGTFVAQPKIAYPLKGVFSFTEDMKRRGLTPSTRVVSFHVESEPPPKVLNDLACEEGEKVLRLERIRFANEEPLALETAFLPYTLFKDLTEKDTEGSIYEYVRNRLQFVIKRAQQEIEASIVTERDRVLLDLPSESPVLVVHRTTYTEEDIPFESVKTVFRGDRYTFSITMDHEQGEG